TCATAAATTTTCATTTGGCTGCACTGTATTAAACGGCGTTGACAATGTCGCTTTGACTTAGTACGGCGTCAATTTTTACAATGCCGGTCCCGATATATGTCCTGAGGGAATATGATCGTCTAAGGGAGGGGGTTGTGCTTCtttacttcttcttcttcttcggcATCGCTGtcgcataaaattttttcatttggtcGCACGGTTGGTTTCTGCTAAAAGGGGCTTTAAAGTTTAAAGTaattgaaattataaaatacAAATACTATATAAAAAGCCCttacaatcataaaaattatataagtaGAATTGTGATCAAATACACGATTCATTTTGGCATAGTGTAGTCGATTTCCTCCTATATCCAATAATCTAGTATACAAAACGCGTGAGCATGGCGACACAAGTATCAAACAAATCTGGAACAGGATGGCCACGACGCGGCAGTCAAGGACAAGTGGATAGTGCTAATAATGGAACACAGAAATTCAGCCCCAATCAATCGTTAACAATAAATAGAACTATTAATTTGTAAGTATATATTAAGAAACCATACATCTACGAAATAAAGGTGAACCCACTAAATAATTAGTAGTGGGTTTGCATGAGTGGGTGGGTGTTGCCATATTTTCACTTTTGGCAAATACCCAAAGAAATGCAAAATGATATAAAAAAGAACTTAAATGCCGGGTACTACGTTCCCATTTCATAGGTGAAACTCAAAAAGTTCACGTTTGCCTTACTTTACTATGTTATTTTAACAAAAGCTAATGCTTTGGACCATTTCCTCCAAGATATGTTAGCTTTTGCAAAGAATCTTTATTCttatttaaggtgggtattaagttcgagtttagccgctaaaatcgctaaagtgaaaactaaatcagtaagaaaaatgcatgaaattatacatatctgttgcaaattttattataacttgatggggaaaagcccaaagcaaattttcacaaagtttgtattccttaaaatggattattaaagaaaagtaatcgtgaaaaaattacgttttcagcggctaaactcgaacttaatacccacctttacgcTTGAAATTTTTACGTCAGATGGTCACTGACAAAGAGAAaatactatatatttttttcttcgataAATTTGTAAGCCCAAGCCAAGCGGCTGAAAATGTGATGAGCGTTTATTGCCCTTATTTGTAACAGTCAACCATGTTTCGTCGATTCCGTTCCGGTAATTTCGATGTCGACGAAGCACCAGGCACTGTCCAAAATGTCGGagtccggctatcatgtaagcgCTGCCTCTATTGCGCAAGAGCTAAGGACTGCACATAAACGTATTGGAACCATTTGGACAGCTTAaggattataaaaaaattatcgtaCCCTTTGCATGTAACCTGTAAAATGTTCGTAGTCTTCGGTGCTGCTTTCTGGCGTAACAATCACTTATTTGTGATTGTTTATAATTTACTTGTTTATCTGGGTGACATACATTTTATAGGGAGAGGAGGTTAAATAATGaaacataaataaaacatttacaaTTCCGATATTTTTGTAGATATCCCTTAACCAACTACACATTCGGCACAAAGGAACCACTTTTTGAAAAGGACCCCTCCGTTCCTTCACGTTTCCAGCGTATGCGTGAAGAATTTGATCGTATTGGTATGAGACGATCAGTTGAAGGAGTTCTTTTAGTGCACGAACACGGTTTACCACATGTACTACTTTTACAGTTAGGAACAACATTCTTCAAACTGCCCGGTGGAGAACTTAATGCAGGAGAAGATGAAGTGGAAGGACTCAAACGCCTGCTAACTGAGGTAAGGCATTAACTCATACTACTAGTTCCTACAAGTATAGATCGAATTGTCaatagtcaagtgtgaaaatATGAGTCTATCATAAAATGATATGTAAATGATGAAGAATACCATTGTAATGCCGACTATTGTTATTTTTAAACTAGTTTTATAAACAATTCCTgctgaaaaatattgtgttaattcaATAATGATACAACATATAATTGATAAATATGCTTGTATTGTTTGCTGTATTTACatcaaatatatcaaaaaaattgtgtatgctGTGCAATTTCGTTTTAGTTACATATATTTTGGCATTATTGATTGAATGAATTCATgttaattgttgaatcaatccaCAGTTTTATATATACAAGTGAAACAGAATTTAATGATAATTTCAATACCTAGAAATTTGAAGTGTATATCTAAcaataatgtttttatttgaaagaTTGCATTGTTATTGTATATTCGCATTGTAATTTATTTAGACTTTAGGACGTCAAGATGGTGTTAAGCAAGAATGGATTGTCGAAGATACGATTGGAAATTGGTGGCGACCGAATTTTGAACCTCCGCAGTATCCTTACATACCACCGCACATTACAAAGCCCAAGGAACATAAACGTTTGTTTTTAGTACAACTTCACGAAAAGGGTAAAGTTTTTACATattgtattttatatatttatatattttatatgtatatgttaATGTTCTAGTACATAAGCAGATTTAGCTATATTATTGTCTTTGTTAGGCTACGCAATTATTAATAATACCACTAGCAAGCTTATGTTTTTGTACATGAGCAACTCAGGGCATTACCAGTATTTCTAATGTCAGTCTTCCGCAGAAATAAATAGTTTGATCCCTTAAATCCATTCTATATTTGGTTTTCTGATAAAGTAATAAAAATCGAtgaattgttttataaaaatatttaaatgaaacataACTTAATTTGTGGATGCTAACAAGCAATGTAACTCAAATTTCCAAACCAAAACTACAAatgacagaacattttgtcgttgTCCGGGAATTCTTATTACGGTAAATAGATAcatatttgtttaaaatgtttCGTAGAGCATAGAATTAAGAATACTTGAAATGATCAGCTTCAATGGTCCACCCATTCGAAAAATGCCAACTTATCACCGTTAAGTGGCAAAAGGATGTAATGGGCAAGAGCGATGTTTCGTTTGAATAGGCTCAGGTTATGATATAAAGTTGAAAATGTCTATAACGAAATCCTAGAGAAGGTATTTTTAGTTTGTTATAAACGTAGTATTTGTACtacgaaaattatttaaattaaatacccCAATGCGTTCCAGTGTTATAAATAAGAAATTTGTTCTCTTctatttgtctttgtttttttatttgcttgctTTAGTAGTGGATGAAAGAATAAATGATCTAAGATTTCGCCAAATTGCTGTGGctatttttaaacagctgatgccaGTTTTACACTTTTTTTTACATGTTCCTGGTAGAAgagttttgtgttgtaagcccttCACGTCTTGGTTATCCAGCACTAAAAGAAAGCAattgtaatgtttaacaaatacATGTGATAGTTTATCTCGTTCAGGAAAGCAACTTACAAAAATCTTTCTAAACGTCGACTATTAAAGAGcttttagctattttctccaaatgttttcGTTAGGACATAACTATTGCAAAGACAAAACAACGTTTCTAAATCGGACATTAAACTTTATTTAGACTATTTTtcagattttaattttcttataccACACAAttacataaaaagaaaattcatgTCGAAACATCATAAATtgtgtttttcaattaaaaaatgtttataaccaTGATTGTTGGAAGAAAAATTGCTATGTACTTATTTTTTCAGACAACCAGTTTTATTCCTGTTGCTGTTAAAACCGTTCAAAttcttttttatcttttttactCTGTGTAAATACATATTTGAATATTGTGAATATGTCTCTTAATAACTTTGTGAAGGCATATGTATTTTCTCTTAAACACGTATTTTTTCGAATtgtaataattttgttcaagaaTTTGAATTGGTGCTTCTCTATGTTCTATTATttgataattaataattaacacTCTTACAAGATAACATTGTAATTGTACATCTTTGAtgatttttcatttaatatgAAATGTCCTGTAATGTAGCCTTTATTGTACCGGCTACATAGTTTTAGGAGTAAGGTAGACACTTAcaatatatttacttttttaataactGCCtggaaatgtatttttctgcaaAATAATGACGCTCCGAAAGATTtgttatacatatatacattaaAATGATTGTTTTGTACCTCCAACTATCAAAGTCATCTCATACTATTATTTTGAAAACGTTAAAGTTCTCAAAATTAAAGGTCTATAGT
This is a stretch of genomic DNA from Haematobia irritans isolate KBUSLIRL chromosome 4, ASM5000362v1, whole genome shotgun sequence. It encodes these proteins:
- the Cpsf5 gene encoding cleavage and polyadenylation specificity factor subunit 5 — protein: MATQVSNKSGTGWPRRGSQGQVDSANNGTQKFSPNQSLTINRTINLYPLTNYTFGTKEPLFEKDPSVPSRFQRMREEFDRIGMRRSVEGVLLVHEHGLPHVLLLQLGTTFFKLPGGELNAGEDEVEGLKRLLTETLGRQDGVKQEWIVEDTIGNWWRPNFEPPQYPYIPPHITKPKEHKRLFLVQLHEKALFAVPKNYKLVAAPLFELYDNSQGYGPIISSLPQALCRFNFIYM